Below is a genomic region from Medicago truncatula cultivar Jemalong A17 chromosome 3, MtrunA17r5.0-ANR, whole genome shotgun sequence.
CATGTACAACCTTGATATTGCTCGATTGTAAATGTTGTCTACTGTTACCGTGTTTTGTAGCCGTGTGTGTGGAAACTCTCATGGATTGATCAGGAAGTACGGACTCATGTGTTGCAGGCAATGCTTCCACAGCAATGCCAAGGAAATTGGTTTCATTAAGGTGAATATTTTGATGTTGGTCTAGATTTCTAAATATATGCTTGTTTTAGCATGAGTTCTCATCACGTTGTCCCCTCCCCTTTTTTTCCGGTGTTGCAGTATCGCTGAAGAGTTGAGTCTTTTGGAGCTGCAAAACAATGCCAAGatgatttttgttattgaaGAACTTGTAATTTTgtagcttttttattttattcagtcCGTTAATCAAACTTGAGCTGTTAGACTAAACATTTTTACTTCTTATTTGGTTGTGGAGTTATTGTTTTCCCTTTATCAATCACTGGAATTATAAATTGGACGTCGGCGTCTTTTTGCATGGTGTATGATTTATGATGTGATCGGAAGTAATTTGCCTTTCATATGCTTTTAACTTGCTTGATtgtaaagattttaaaaataggGAGTTCTTCCGGGATTGGATTGAGTAGAGATGATCTGGAACTATTTTATTGGTTAATAAATAATCTTGTCAGCcaatgtgtgtgtttgtgtgctGCAAATTCTAGATTTTTAGAATTGCATCAAAACCTGAATTCACAAGCAATTGTGCGGCATTCAGGTGGTCTTAGTTCTGAAGATTTAACTGGTTTTGAGATTTGGTTAAAGAACCTGTTACAAATCtttggtttttaaaacattggttCTGACATCCTTGATCTCAGCCTCCAACCCTTGCCCCTAAATTTCCTCTGAACATTAGCCAAAATTTCCCTTTCTGTAGACAGAAGTGCATCTCTCTTCGCTGCCTGAGGGTTTAGAGATTGATATTAAAGAAATCTCCTCTAGGCTCAATATTTGTTTAATCTGGTACCGTCAGTGAGAAGAAAACATCGAGAAAAGTAGGAAGAGTTTCATACTCACAGGGTTGAATCGTGTTCTCTGTTAAGTATTCTGTTACTTTGATTGGAAATTGATTACATTTCATGTGTCCGATTTGATACACTGCTAGTGGAAATTGATACATTTTCCTGTGTAAGATTTGATTTATTCATGATTGTTTGcgaaatatatttttcactttttttattgggATTTGCTCAGTGTTATGTTACAAGCAGTTCTACTTTATCTTGAGAATGAAAGTTAGTGATGGATTATAAATACCCGTTTTCCTTAGAACAATACCTCAATAAAACAGCTGATGGAACACTTAAAATCTGATGCCATAACCATACTATATATGAAGTCTGATATTGTTGTGTGGTAAAGCAGAAATGCCAGAAACCATCCCCAAGAGTAATAAATTCTACAAAAATGTTTTCTGGACATTCATTTTTCACAAATCACATGAAAAGTTGTAGTTAACTCGGTTGAGTATAtagtttttttgaacaagtagtTGAGTGTCTAAATAATGTAGATcacattgaaaattgtaacaTAACCACAATTTTGATTGTGAATTGATTATTTACTCAATTAATCATTGTTTTTTGAGACAAGCAGTTGGGTATCTAAATAATGTAGATcacattgaaaattgtaacataaccacaattttaattttgaattgattATTTACTCAATTGAATTAATCATTGTTTAACCAGATGTCTTAGGTGTAGAAACATTTggttcaagtggttaatgagcttcATTTACGGAAAACTCTTGGTCAGATTATACTTACTTAAGCCAAACTCCAGATTAACAAGGTCCATTTTTCTTGAGAACCGGAGGGTtaacatcaaaaacaaaaaatggatgTCTAATTATCATTACTCATAATTCTATTCACCAAGTTTGTGAATTAACCGGAAAAACTCAAATTATTGAGAAGTTGATTTCATTAAGTGTTTTGTTCACCGCACATTTCAAAGCACATTCAACACCAATCTAAACACTTATGTGTTTGCCGTTTAAACTTCTTTTTCCTGCTTTGGTTGAAGTTTTCTGTTTTTACTTGGCAATGAATTTATAACTTTAAATTACatgatttgatgttgtaatTACTGcaaattaattttacttttatacACAGGAAACTACGTCTAATTAGTTGGCGAGAATAAAAAGAAGACAAACCTCATATCGAGGAGCTACTAAAGTATTTCTTttttgagtagtgatatttgtacatccaattgatgacaactttggtgacaacCTTGCTTTTCTATCTTCTTATTagtcaaaaacaatgaagagagaaaaagtaaaagagggaataaaaatatcatgtgagtatgagagtgaaagttgtccaaaaattgtcacaaaatggttgtacaaatatcatttctctttagtAGACTAAATGTTTGGTAACATGATGGTTTGGATAAAATCACAGTCACACTCTGATGTTGTTGAAGCTCCCAATTGTAGCTTTTGCAAAATTTACAATGGATAATGTGATCATGCCAAACATGCAATGAATTGTATGGAACTCAGATTATCTTGGGTTTTTAGATTTGGAAGAATAAAAAGGAGGAAACATAGTTAAAGATGCACGTTCCCATGATCCCCACTAGTATGGATTCTCAATATACATGAGTGgtagtaaaatttattttattcatacaTAACTTAGGGGGTGTTGGTGATctttatacatacatataatagacataataataaaatgacgATTTGATTGACCAAAGTTTGGGTTTGAATCCTCTTGAGTAAATAGAGAGGTCCATTTAGATATAGAGATTTAACCCTCGTATTCAATGAGTCAAATACGAGTCAATCTCTCCAAACAGACCTCTCTGTTTGTCTGAAAGGAGTCCATTCCCAACAGTTTATCCAAAATTTACTATGGATTACTTTTTCAATGATATCCGAAAACCTGCTTATCTCATCCATTGGTTGGTTGACAAGTGAAAAGTGCCAAGATTCCCAACAAAAAAAGATTCTCCGTTGTCTGCATCTTCTTTGATTT
It encodes:
- the LOC25490304 gene encoding 40S ribosomal protein S29, which codes for MGHSNVWNSHPKTYGPGSRTCRVCGNSHGLIRKYGLMCCRQCFHSNAKEIGFIKYR